AGTTGCACCGCCAGACGCTCGGCGAAGGGGTGCTCGAACTTGCGTCCCGCGCCCAGCGAGCGTCTGCGGGGCCGCTGTCCCAGCCGGGCGGCCTCGCTGAGCCGGTAGAGTGGCACGCTGCGGCGCACCAGCGCTCCGAATTCGGCAGGATTCAGCCCGGTCAGCGCCTGAAACTGCTCCGGCGCGGCGTGCGGGCGGCGCAGCACCGCCGGGATCATGGCCGGGTGGCGCAGGGTGGGCAGTAAAGACAACGCAGGCAAGGCAGCGACCAACTCCTTTGGAAGACGTGACACAACTTGCTCGGAAACGAAGCTGCCAGGAAAAGACAGTGTTGGCACCAACGCGGCGAAAGGATTTGGGCTGAGTCTAAACGCCTGACTCCCCCGAGGTCAAATGTGAAAAATGCGCGCTGGCCGGTCAAGAAACGCTGAGCTGAGCGCCTTACTGTGCAATCCGCTGCGCCGGGGGAGCCGAGGTGATACAACTCGGCTGAGACACTCTTCAATGCATGCCCATTAATTCTTCGCCCCGGAGGTTTGTGATGGACTTTACCCTGCCTGCCGATCTGCGCGAGATGCAGACGCACATTCGCAATTTCGCCCTGAACGATGTCGAGTCTCGCGCCCACGAGATCGAGGCCACCAACCAGGTGCCGCCCGAACTGATCCGGCAGGCCGCTGATCTGGGCCTGTTCGGGCTTTCCATTCCCGAGGAGTACGGCGGGGTGGGCCTGGGCATGCTGGGCCGCTGCGCCGTCTACGAGGCGCTAGGCCAGGGACACATGGGCTTTGGCGGCATGGTCTCGGCGCACGCCAGTATCGGCACCTCGGGGCTGGTCAAGCTGGGCACGCCCGAGCAAAAGCAGAAGTACCTGCCGCGTATGGCGACGGGCGAGTGCATCGCGGGCTTTGCCATCACCGAGCCGAGCAGCGGCTCCGACGCGGCCAACATTCGCACCAAAGCCGAATTGCGGGGCGATACCTACATCCTCAACGGCACCAAGCACTACATCTCCAACGCGCCCATCGCCGGTCTGCTGACGGTCATCGCCATCACCGATCCCGCCAAGGGCAGCAAGGGCATGAGCGCCTTTCTGGTCGAGCCGACGATGCCGGGCGTCAGTGTGGGCAAAATCGACGAGAAGATGGGCCAGAAGGGAGCCCTGTCGGCGGAAGTGATTTTCGACAATGCCGAGGTACCCGCTGCCAACCTGCTGGGGCCGCTCGATTTGGGCTACCGCGAAGCGCTGGGTATCCTGACCAATGGCCGGGTCGGCATCGCCGCCCGCAGCACCGGGGCGATGCAGCGCCTGCTCGACCTCAGCGTGGCCCACGCGCAGGGACGCGAGCAGTTCGGCGCACCGATCAGCACTTTTCAGGCGGTGCAATTCATGCTGGCCGAGATGGAAGTGGATATTCAGACCTCAAGGGTGCTGTGGCAGAAAGTCGCCTGGATGGTGGACCAGGGCCAGGATGTGCGCCGCATGGCCAGCGTCGCCAAGTACCACGCCACCGAGGCGCTTTCAAAGGTGGCCGACAAGGCGGTGCAGATCGCGGGCGGCGTCGGCTACATGAAGGACGCCCCGTTCGAGCGCTTCTACCGCGATCAGCGCCTGCTCAGAATCTACGAGGGCACTTCGGAGATTCAGAAACTGATTATCGCCGGGGACCTGCTGCGGGAGAAGTAAGCGGCGTCAGACAATCCAGATCAATAAAAAGCCCCCGCCCTGTGAATGGGCGGGGGCTTTGGCTTGGGGTTTACCGGCTCAGTCGCTGGCTCCCGGCTGCACCGGATAGTTGAACGACTCGGGGCGCGGAGACGACACCGGCTCCACGTCCTCGCCGTACTTCTCCAGCGTGCGGGGGTCGGCCACCTGCATGTTGCGGACGATGTCCAGACCCGTGCCCGCCGGAATCAGCTTGCCGAGAATGACATTTTCCTTGAGGCCGATCAGCTCGTCTACCTGGCCCTTCATGCTGGCCTCGGTCAGCACGTGGGTGGTGTGCTGGAAGCTGGCCGCCGACAGCCAGGACTTGGTGGTCAGGCTGCTCTTGGTGATGCCCAGCAGAACGGGCTTCCAGGAGCTTTGAACCTTGTCTTCGGCGAGGGCCGCGTTGGCCAGATCGACTTCCCAGCGCTCGACGGTCTGGCCTTCGAGCAGGGTGGTGTCGCCGCCGTCCACAATCTCGACGTAGCGCAGCATCTGGCGAACGATGACTTCGATGTGCTTGTCGTGAACCTTCACGCCCTGCGAGCGGTAGACGCGCTGCACTTCTTCCACCAGGTAGCGCTGGGCGGCGTCGGTGTCCTTGTACATCAGCAGGTCGTGGGGGTTGATCGCGCCGCGCGTGATCGGCTGCCCGGCTTCCACCCGGTCGCCGTCCTTGACGATCATGCGCAGCGCCTTGCCGATCTTGGTGGCGGTCTTGGAGCTGTACTGCTCGTCGTCGGCGTCGATGCGAATCAGGTAGCGCTCATCTTCCTCTTCGATGCGGATGATGCCGTCACGGTCAGCGACCACCGCCTGCGACTTGGGCTTGCGGCCCTCGAACAGCTCGATCACGCGCGGCAGACCCATGGTGATGTCCCCGCTGCCCGCCACGCCGCCGGTGTGGAAGGTGCGCATGGTGAGCTGGGTACCGGGTTCACCGATACTTTCCGCCGCGACCACGCCCACCGCCTCGCCCATACTGACCGGCTTGGCCTGCGAGAGATCGTAGCCGTAGCACTTCTGGCACACGCCCGCCTTGACCTTGCAGTTGAGCGGCGTGCGGACGTAGACCTCATTCACGGCCTTGGCATTCTTGGTGATCAGCTTGACGTCTTCCAGGCTGAGCATGTGGCCTTCGGGAATGACCGTGCCGTCCACGTCCACGTCCGCCGTCAGGGTGCGGCCGTAGATGCTGGTCTCGATCTCGCTGGCCTTACGGGCACGCCACTCGCCGCTGCGCTCATCCACATGGCCCAGCGGAATGTGGGTGTAATCGGTGCTTCCGCAGTCCACGTCGCGCACCACGACTTCGTGGGCCACGTCAACCAGCTTGCGGGTCAGGTAGCCGGAGTCGGCGGTTCTGAGTGCTGTGTCCGCGCCGCCCTTACGCGCGCCGTGGGTGCTGATGAAGTACTCCAGCACGGTCAGGCCCTCGCGGAAGCTGGCCTTGATCGGCACCTCGATGGTGCTGCCGTCGGGGCGGGCCATCAACCCGCGCATTCCGGCCAGCTGGCGAATCTGCTGCGGGTTGCCACGGGCACCCGACTGCGACATGATCCACAGCGGGTTGAACGGGTAGTTGGCCTCGAAGTTTTTGAAGACCTCGTTCTTGACCTCGTCGGTGGTGTCGTTCCAGAGCGTCACGACCTGCTTGTAGCGCTCTTCCTCGGTCATGAAGCCGAACTCGTAGTTCTGCTCGATTTCCCTCAGCTTGAGATCGGCGTCGGCCAGGATGGCGTCCTTGGCAGGCGGAATCACGATGTCGTCGATGCCGATGGTGATGCCCGAGGTGGTGGAGAGCTTGAAGCCGCTGTCCTTGAGGGCGTCGAGCAGTTTGGCGGTGGCTTCCACCCCAAGCTCCTTGAAGCAGGTCATGATCATGTCGCGCAGCGAGTCTTTCTCGTAGGCGGTCTGGAGGTTGACCAGCTGATCGATCAGGTGGCCCTGCGTTCCGAGCGCTTCCTGTACGATCCGGCGGAACATCACGCGCCCGGCGGAGGTGTCGTACAGGACGCCATTGAGCTGAATCCGCACGTGGTCCTGATAATCGATGCCGCCGCGCTCAACGGCCAGAATCGCTTCGTCGGGGCTGGAGAACTGGTACTTGATCAGGCCGGGTGTGATGGGTGCGCCGTTGAGGGTCACGTGGCTGTTGAGGGCCACCTTGCCGCTTTCCAGTGCGTCCAGCACGTCCTGCTCGCCGGTAAAGGCCGTGCCCATGCCGAGGTTGTCCTTGCGGAGCTGGGTCAGGGTGAAGATGCCGAGAATGATGTCGCGGCTGGGCTTGACGTTCGGCTCACCGTTGGCGGGTGAGAGCAGGTTGTGCGACGAGAGCATCTGAATGCGGGCCTCAGCTTGAGCCTGGGCCGACAGCGGGACGTGAATCGCCATCTGGTCGCCGTCGAAGTCGGCGTTGAACGCCTCACAGACCAGCGGGTGAAGCTGAATGGACTGGCCTTCCACCAAAATCGGCTCAAACGCCTGAATGCCCAATCTGTGGAGTGTCGGGGCGCGGTTGAGCAGCACGACCTTATCCTCAATCACTTCTTCCAGGGCGTCCCAGACGCTATCGCGGGTGTCGCGGTAGCGCTCCAGCATCTTGCGGGCCTGCTTGATGTTGGTGACCTCACCCTTCTCTTCTAGCACCTTGAACAAGAAGGGCTTGAAGAGTTCGAGCGCCATGCGCTTGGGCACACCGCACTGGTGCAGCTTGAGCTGCGGGCCGACCACGATGACCGAGCGGCCCGAGTAGTCCACGCGCTTGCCCAGCAGGTTCTGGCGAAAACGGCCCTGTTTGCCGCCGAGCAGGTCGGTCAGCGAACGCAAAGCACGATCCGAGCCGGGGTTGGTCACGGGGCTGCCGCGCCGTCCGTTGTCGATCAAGGCGTCCACGGCTTCCTGAAGCATCCGCTTTTCGTTGCGGATGATCATGTCGGGAGCGCCCTGGCCCATCAGCTTCTTGAGGCGGTTGTTGCGGTTGATCAGGCGGCGGTAGAGATCGTTGAGGTCGGAGGTGGCGAAGCGTCCGCCGTCCACCTGCACCATCGGGCGCAGATCGGGCGGCATCACCGGCACAGTGGCCATGATCATCCAGGAGGGATGGTTGCCGCTGGAAATAAAGCTGCGGGTCACTTCCAGACGTTTGCGGGCCTTGGCACGCTTGTGGCGGCTGTTGTCCTTCATCATCTCGCCGAGTTCGGCTTCCAGCGTGGGCAAGTCGAGGTCGTCGAGCAGTTCCTTGACCGCTTCCGCGCCCATCTTGGCGTCGAAATCGTAGGACTCGATCACGCGGACCTGCTTGCGCACCAGGTCAATTTCGATGCGCCCGGAAATCTCGCTCTTGAGGTTGCCGGAGTCGGCCAGTTCGTCGCCGGGTTCCACGCGGTCCAGGTTGACCACCAGCGGCTCGTCGGTGTAGGTGTACACCTTGGCCTTGCTGACGATGATGCTGGCCGGGGCGTGCAGGGTGATCACGCCGTCGGCCTGGGCGATGATCTCCTCTTCCTTGTCAATCGCGCCGACGACTTTCTGTCCCTTCTTGACCGGGCTGCCGTCGCCGACCAGCACGTGCATGGTGGGGTTGACCGGGTACTCGGCGGTGCGGGTCCAGTGGACCGTGACCTTGGCGTCGCCCTTCTTGGGCAGCGACACGGCGCTGAGCTTGCTGTCGCGGCTGACGCGCAGCCGTGCACCTGCCTCGGCGCGGGCCAGCACGGCTCCGGCCTCGACGATCTCGCCGTGGGCCACCAGCACGTCCATGCCCTGCGGGATGTAAACGCGCGACAGCACCGCGCCGGGCTTGATGGTTTCGGCTTCCGCCTCGCCACCTTCGTCGTCGCTGCTGGCGTCTGCGTCTGCACTCTCGCGCAGTTCCACCATCACCGAGTCCTCGCCCAGATCGAGCAGGAAGGCGGTGGCGCTGATCGGGGCCTTGATCTCCACGGCGGCTTCCAGTTCTCCCAGAATCTCACCGGCCCGGAAGGTCTCCTGCTCGACCAGCATGTCGCTGGAAACCGGCAGGGCCGCTTCGGCCACTTCCGAGTAGGCGATCTCGGCGCGGCGCGGGAAGCGGTACTGGGCCAGGCCATCCATCTTGGCGACCACGTTGCCGCCCAGCGTCTGACCGCGCGTTACGTACTCGCCGTCACGGATGGCCGCGTCGATGCCGCCCTGGAGGGTGTAGGTTTCCTGACGGCCATTGCGAAGCTCGCGGTACTCGTCGTCACTCAGCAGTTCGCCGCGCTTGAGGGGGCGGCCATCTTTCTGGGCGTTGCGGGCATCGGTGACCAGATAGCTGGAGAAGTACAGCACTTTTTCGAGTTGCGCTGCCGTCAGATCAAGCAATGTGCCGATCTTGCTGGGGCTGTCCTTGACGTACCAGATGTGCGCGGCAGGCGTCGCCAGGTCAATGTGACCCATCCGGTAGCGCCGCACCTTGCTGCTGGTGACTTCCACCCCACAGCGCTCGCAGACCTTGCCCTCGTAACGCTGGCGCTTGTACTTGCCGCAGGCGCACTCGTAGTCCTTGATCGGCCCGAAGATACGCTCGTCGAACAGCCCCTCGCGCTCGGGCTTGAGGGTGCGGTAGTTGATGGTTTCGGGTTTTTCGACCTCGCCGAAGCTCCACTCGCGAATCTTCGCGGGGCTGGCGATGGCAATCTTGACTTTGCTGAAATCTTTCAAAGCAGTGGCTCCTATATGAAAGGGGCTTGGTTGGACTGGGGGACATTCGCTGGCGCTCACTTAGCCCTCCTGGCCTCCACACTTCCGCGTGTCGTTTCCCTCAAGGGAGAGGGGCTCAAAGATCAGAAGCTTTTTGCTTTTGACTTTCTCCCTCTTTAGGGGAGATGGGGTGGTGAGCACCGCGAACGGCTTACCTCTTGGGCAACATGCCCTCGAAAATGTCCACGTTCTTGTCAAATCTGTCGAGCACTTCCACGTCCAGACCGAGCGAGTGGAGTTCCTTGACCAGTACCTTGAACGATTCGGGAATGGTGCTGCCCGACACTTCTTCGCCCTTGACAATGCTCTGGTAGGCCGCGTCGCGTCCGTCGATGTCGTCGGACTTGATGGTCAGCATTTCCTGGAGGGTGTGGGCCGCGCCGTAGGCTTCCAACGCCCAGACTTCCATCTCGCCGAAGCGCTGGCCGCCGAACTGCGCCTTGCCGCCCAGCGGCTGCTGGGTGATCAGCGAGTAGGGGCCGGTGCTGCGGGCGTGCAGCTTGTCTTCCACCATGTGGTAGAGCTTCATCACGTACATGGTGCCGACCACGACGGGGCCGCTGATCGCCTCACCACTGCGCCCGTCGAACAGAATGCTCTTGCCGGTGCGTGCGAGCTGCATCTGGGCTTTTTCGTACTCGCCAGCGGGCTGAGCGATCACGCCCAGCTTCCCGGCGCGGTCCAGCACTTCCTGCTCTCGCTTGTCGAAGTCGAAGCCGTCGTCTTTGCGGGCCTGCAATCTCTCGGCGGCAGCGACTTCCAGCATTTCCTTGATGGCGATCTCGGTGGCCGAGTCGAACACCGGAGTCACGAACTTCTGGTTGGTCAGGCGGGCCACCTCGCCGAGGTGGGTTTCCAGAATCTGGCCCAGGTTCATGCGCGAGGGCACGCCCAGCGGGTTGAATACCAGATCGACGGGGGTGCCGTCTTCCAGGTAGGGCATGTCCTCGGGCGGCAGAATCTTACTGACGACGCCCTTGTTGCCGTGGCGGTTGGCGACCTTATCGCCCACCTGGAGCTGGCGCTTCTGGGCCACGTAGACGCGCACCACTTCGCGCACGCCGGGCTTGAGGTCCACGCCCTCGTCGCCGCGCCGGAAACGCACGGTCTTGACGACCACGCCGCCCTGGCCCGACTGCACCCGCAGCGAGGTGTCTTTCACTTCCCTCGCTTTCTCACCGAAGATCGAGCGCAGGAGCCGCTCTTCCGGAGTGGGTTCCGACTCGCCCTTGAAGCTGGTCTTGCCGACCAGAATATCGCCGGGTTTGACTTCCGCACCGACGCGCACGATGCCGTCCTCGTCGAGATCGCGCAGGGCGGCTTCCGACAGACCAGGAATGTCGCGGGTGATCTTCTCCGGCCCCAGCTTGGTGTCGCGGGCCTCAACCTCGTCCTTCTCAATGTGGACTGAGGTATAGAAATCCTTGCGGATCAGCCCTTCGCTGATGCAGATGGCGTCTTCGAAGTTGAAGCCGTCAAAGGGCATGATGGCGATGGTGATGTTCTGGCCCAGTGCCAGGCGGCCCATCTCGGAAGCGGGGCCGTCGGCGATGACCTGTCCGGCCACCACGTCGTCGCCGGTGGCGATGGTGGGATGCTGGTCGAGGTTGGTGCCCTGGTTGGAGCGGGTAAAGCGGACCAGCTCGAAGGTGCGGACGTTGCCGGTCACGTAACCGATGGCCGGGGCGTCCTCGCTGAGCGTGATCTGAATGTTGCGGGCGTCCACGTAGGTCACCTTGCCGGTCACGTCGCTCACGACGCTGGTGCCGGAATCGGTGATGACGCGCTCCTCGACGCCGGTGCCCACGGCGGGACTCTCGGCGCGGATCAGCGGCACGGCCTGCGATTGCATGTTCGATCCCATCAAAGCGCGGTTGGCGTCGTCGTGCTCCAGAAAGGGAATCAGCGAGGTGTTGATGCTGACGATCTGCTTGGGAGACACGTCCATGTACTGCACGTCGGCGTGCTCGTAGAAGTTCGGGTCACCCTTCTTGCGGCACAGCACCCGCTCCTCGGCGAAGGTACCATCACTGTTGAGCTTGGTATTGGCCTGGGCAATCGCATAACGGTCCTCGATGTCGGCGGTCATGTAGCGCACGTCGTCGGTGACGCGGCCCTTCTCAACCCGGCGATACGGTGCCTCAATGAAGCCCAGCGGATTGACCTTGGCGTAGCTCGCCAAGCTGGAAATCAGGCCGATGTTCGCGCCTTCCGGCGTCTCGATCGGGCAGATGCGCCCGTAGTGGGTGCGGTGAACGTCGCGCACGTCGAAGCCCGCGCGCTCGCGGGTCAGCCCGCCCGGCCCCAGCGCGGAGATACGGCGCTTGTGGCGCAAATCCGATAGGGGGTTGGTCTGGTCCTTGAACTGGCTGAGCTGGCTGCGTCCGAAGAACTCGCGCATGGCCGCCACGATGGGGCGGTTGTTGACCAGCTTGGTGGGGGTGGCCGCGTCGGGGTTGCCAAGCAGCATCCGCTCGCGCACGCCGCGTGCCATGCGGCCCAGGCCCACCCGGAGCTGATCGGCCAGCAGTTCGCCCACGGTGCGGACGCGGCGGTTGCCGAGGTGGTCAATGTCGTCGGGGCCGACTGGCACGGTAATGGCCACGCCGTCAGCGTCCGCGCCCACGGTGGTTTCGGTCAGGCCGTTGGTCAGCGCCATCAGGTAGCGGATGGTGTCGATCAGGCCCGCGTCGGTGAACTTGCCGTCCACAAAGTTGAGCAGCGTGCTGTCTTCGCGCTTGATGCCCAGCTTGGTGTTCATCTTGAAGCGGCCCGGCGCACCGAGGTCGTAGCGTTTGGGGTCGGCCAGCAGGCCGTAGAGATACTGGGTGGCTTTGTCGCGCTTGGGTGGGTCGCCGGGACGCAGCACAGTGAACAGGCGCAGTAGGGCCTCGTCCGCGCCCATGCCAGCGGTCTTGTCTTCGGGCAGTTCCAGGTTCGGCTCGAACTCGGTAAACAGCGACTTCAGGCTGGCGTCGTCGTAGCCGAGGACGCGCAGCAGCATGGCCACTGGGAATTTACGCTTGTTGACCTTCATTTCCAGAATGCCGCCCGCAAATTCCAGCTCGATCCAGGGACCACGCTTGGGCATCGGGATGATGGCCGCCGTGTAGTATTTTTTCAGGCCCTTGTAATTGGTCGTGAAGTACACGCCGGGGCTGCGGTGAATCTGCGAGATGACCACGCGGTCCGCACCGTTGATGACGAATGAGCCGTCGCCGGTCATCAGCGGCAGGTCGCCCAGGAACACCTGATCTTCCTTGATCAGGCCGCTGTCTTTGTGAATGAGTTGCAGCTTGGCGTAGAGCGGGGCCTGATAAGTCAAATCTTTTTCGCGGCATTCTTCCGGCGTGTACACCGGGTCGCCCAGGCGGTATTCCAGGTAATCGAGCACCAGGCCGGTGCTGCGGCCCTTCTCGGTCTCGTCAATCGGGAAGACTTCCCGGAACGCGCCCTGCAAGCCTGCATTGGCCCGCTGATTGATGGGGGTGCCGTCTTGCAAAAAAGTTTTGAACGAATTAACCTGCACTTCCGTCAGAGCAGGCAACTTGATAACTTCCTGAATCTCGCCGAACCGTTCGATACGTGGTTGTGGTTTCATGCCGACCTCATGTCTTGAATGCTGCGCTGCGGGCTTAGGTCCTCAAGCGCAGTGGCGTCCCGTGTGGTCTGCTTTGCAAAGCCCTGACACGACACGGGGGAGACGGGACAAAGCCCCTCTCCGGTTCATCAAACGTCTCAATTGTGGAGTACGGGCTGACGCAAACGACTCCTCAGACCAGCCCATCATGGCCAGCGACCTCAAAGTCTACGCTATGTTTGCGCAGTTGTCAAGTGTTGCCAAACTGTTTGGGTTGCCCACCCTCAGTCGACGCTGAGCGTTTCCGGAAGACCGGTGGGAAAGCCGTCGATGCTCAGCGCATTCTTCTCAAGCTGATAGGCGTGCAGGGCGTCGGGTGATTTGGCTGCCGTCCAGGTGTTCAGCTCACTCCGCTCGGCTTGGAAGTCCATCAGCGGTACGGCCATGCCGCAGGAGGTCTGCACCAGATCAATGTCGAGCAAATACACCTGCCGCGCGCCAGGCAGCGCCGGGAATAGGGCCGCCGCATGTGCCCACCCGGCGTCGCCCGGCTGCACCATGCGGGCCTGGCCGTAGAGACGCAGGATCAGCGGCGCGCCCGTGAAGGCGCAGAACATCAACGTCATGCGCGGCGACTGGTGCAGATGGGCCGCCGTCTCATTGCCGCTGCCGGTGACACTCAGCCAGGCCACCTCATTCGGCCCCAGCACGCGCAGGCTGTCCAGGCCCTTGGGCGAGATATTGACCCGGCCATCCGGGGCCGCCGTGCCGACGAAGAAGACCAACTGCTGCTCGATGAAGGCTTGCAACTGCGGACTGATCGCACTCAGACGTTTGGCCATGCGCCCAGTTTAGAGCGGCCCTCAGCGCCAGCGGTTACCAGGAGCCGAAGGTCGGGCCAGCTGGGATGCAGCAAATCGTGGGCCTACCGGTATGCCATCAGGTCGGCGGCACTGAGGGCTTCAGTTGGTCTTGGGTCAGGCGCTGATCTTTGAGGTGGACGCCTGACCTTCGACCAGAACGCGCTCAATTGATCGGTTCAGGACAGGCTTGTTGCAGCACCTCTGCCAGACACTCGGTCGAATGGAGCAATCGGCAGCCAGGGCTGGATGGGAGCATTCATCGGCAAGGTCAGGTGATTGACGCCGAGCCGTTGCAAACGTTCAGGGCCGACCCGTTCTCTAACTGAGGTCATCCACGGGAAGCACAACAGCACGGGAAAAATCCACGAAAAGGCAGGCGAAACCAGAGGCCTGCCTGCCAATCATGGCAAATGCTCCAGTTTTGTCTTACTCCACGATCTTGGTGACGACGCCCGCGCCGACGGTGCGGCCACCTTCGCGGATGGCGAATCTGAGGCCCTCTTCCATGGCAATCGGCTTGATCAGGTCCACGGTAAAGGTCACGTTATCGCCGGGCATCACCATTTCCACGCCCTCGGACAGTTCCACCACGCCCGTCACGTCCGTCGTGCGGAAGTAGAACTGCGGACGGTAGCCGCCGAAGAACGCCGAGTGACGCCCGCCCTCGTCCTTGCTCAGCACGTACACGCTGGCCTCGAACTTGGTGTGCGGCTTGATCGACCCGGGCTTGGCCAGCACCTGACCGCGCTCCACGTCGTCGCGGGCGACGCCGCGCAGCAGCACGCCCACGTTGTCGCCGGCCATACCGGAGTCGAGCAACTTGCGGTGCATCTCGATGCCGGTGACGGTGGTCTTGCGCAGATCGCGCAGGCCGATGATCTCGACGTCGTCCTGGACCTTGACGATGCCGCGCTCGACGCGCCCGGTGGCGACCGTGCCACGTCCGGTGATGGTGAAGACGTCCTCGACCGGCATCAGGAAGGCCTTGTCGGTGTCACGCTCAGGGGTGGGGATGTAGGAATCGACGGCGTCGAGGAGCTCCCAGACGTTGTCGACCCACTTGTCGGTGCCGCGCGCCATTTTGGGGGTGGCGGTCAGGGCTTCGAGGGCGCGCAGGGCGCTGCCCTTGACGACCGGCACGTCATCACCAGGGAAATCATAGCGGCCCAGCAACTCGCGAACTTCCATCTCGACGAGCTCGAGGAGCTCCTCATCGTCGACCATGTCGACCTTGTTCATGAAGACGACGATGTGGGGCACGCCGACCTGCTTGGCGAGCAGGATGTGCTCGCGGGTCTGGGGCATGGGGCCGTCAGCGCTCGACACGACCAGAATCGCGCCGTCCATCTGGGCGGCACCGGTGATCATGTTCTTGACGTAGTCGGCGTGGCCAGGGCAGTCGACGTGGGAGTAGTGACGCGCGGCAGTGGAGTACTCGACGTGGGCGGTGTTGATGGTGATGCCGCGCGCCTTTTCCTCGGGGGCCTTGTCGATCTGGTCGTAACGCATGGTCTCGATGCTGGCGTCAATCGAGGCGGCGGTGTAGGTGATGGCCGCCGTCAAAGTGGTCTTGCCGTGATCGACGTGACCGATGGTGCCGATGTTGACGTGGGGCTTGGTGCGCTCGAACGTTCCTTTTGCCATTGCCGTTTCCTCCGTGCTTTCCGCTGGCCGCTCTTTAGGCCAGGCGTTTTGGTTCATGTGAATGCGGCCCGCAGCTAAGCTCTTTCGAGTGAAGTGGCGGGCCTTATCATTCATGTTGGAGCTCTTGGTCAGGATTGAACTGACGACCTCTCCCTTACCAAGGGAGTGCTCTACCACTGAGCTACAAGAGCACATAAGCGGGAAACGAGACTCGAACTCGCGACATTCAGCTTGGGAAGCTGACGCTCTACCAGCTGAGCTACTCCCGCAGATGGTGGGCAGGGGTGGGTTCGAACCACCGTACACTTACGTGAACAGATTTACAGTCTGTCGCCTTTAACCACTCGGCCACCTGCCCAAACATGTTCCCCAGATGCGTTCTTGGCTTGGTCACCGCGTCGCCTCTCGGCGCGGGGCGACCTCACTTCCTGCTTCTTGCGAATCAGGCTTGGAGCCACCCAGGAGAATCGAACTCCTAACCTTCCGATTACAAATCGGGTGCTCTACCAGATTGAGCTAGGGTGGCACCTCTTTTGCTCACCTTCAGTCAAGAGGTCTGCTGAGCGCGGTTGCTCGTCCAAACGGCAGGTGCCGCCCGTCTCACTTCCGGTTG
This portion of the Deinococcus rubellus genome encodes:
- a CDS encoding acyl-CoA dehydrogenase family protein, with translation MDFTLPADLREMQTHIRNFALNDVESRAHEIEATNQVPPELIRQAADLGLFGLSIPEEYGGVGLGMLGRCAVYEALGQGHMGFGGMVSAHASIGTSGLVKLGTPEQKQKYLPRMATGECIAGFAITEPSSGSDAANIRTKAELRGDTYILNGTKHYISNAPIAGLLTVIAITDPAKGSKGMSAFLVEPTMPGVSVGKIDEKMGQKGALSAEVIFDNAEVPAANLLGPLDLGYREALGILTNGRVGIAARSTGAMQRLLDLSVAHAQGREQFGAPISTFQAVQFMLAEMEVDIQTSRVLWQKVAWMVDQGQDVRRMASVAKYHATEALSKVADKAVQIAGGVGYMKDAPFERFYRDQRLLRIYEGTSEIQKLIIAGDLLREK
- the rpoC gene encoding DNA-directed RNA polymerase subunit beta', which gives rise to MKDFSKVKIAIASPAKIREWSFGEVEKPETINYRTLKPEREGLFDERIFGPIKDYECACGKYKRQRYEGKVCERCGVEVTSSKVRRYRMGHIDLATPAAHIWYVKDSPSKIGTLLDLTAAQLEKVLYFSSYLVTDARNAQKDGRPLKRGELLSDDEYRELRNGRQETYTLQGGIDAAIRDGEYVTRGQTLGGNVVAKMDGLAQYRFPRRAEIAYSEVAEAALPVSSDMLVEQETFRAGEILGELEAAVEIKAPISATAFLLDLGEDSVMVELRESADADASSDDEGGEAEAETIKPGAVLSRVYIPQGMDVLVAHGEIVEAGAVLARAEAGARLRVSRDSKLSAVSLPKKGDAKVTVHWTRTAEYPVNPTMHVLVGDGSPVKKGQKVVGAIDKEEEIIAQADGVITLHAPASIIVSKAKVYTYTDEPLVVNLDRVEPGDELADSGNLKSEISGRIEIDLVRKQVRVIESYDFDAKMGAEAVKELLDDLDLPTLEAELGEMMKDNSRHKRAKARKRLEVTRSFISSGNHPSWMIMATVPVMPPDLRPMVQVDGGRFATSDLNDLYRRLINRNNRLKKLMGQGAPDMIIRNEKRMLQEAVDALIDNGRRGSPVTNPGSDRALRSLTDLLGGKQGRFRQNLLGKRVDYSGRSVIVVGPQLKLHQCGVPKRMALELFKPFLFKVLEEKGEVTNIKQARKMLERYRDTRDSVWDALEEVIEDKVVLLNRAPTLHRLGIQAFEPILVEGQSIQLHPLVCEAFNADFDGDQMAIHVPLSAQAQAEARIQMLSSHNLLSPANGEPNVKPSRDIILGIFTLTQLRKDNLGMGTAFTGEQDVLDALESGKVALNSHVTLNGAPITPGLIKYQFSSPDEAILAVERGGIDYQDHVRIQLNGVLYDTSAGRVMFRRIVQEALGTQGHLIDQLVNLQTAYEKDSLRDMIMTCFKELGVEATAKLLDALKDSGFKLSTTSGITIGIDDIVIPPAKDAILADADLKLREIEQNYEFGFMTEEERYKQVVTLWNDTTDEVKNEVFKNFEANYPFNPLWIMSQSGARGNPQQIRQLAGMRGLMARPDGSTIEVPIKASFREGLTVLEYFISTHGARKGGADTALRTADSGYLTRKLVDVAHEVVVRDVDCGSTDYTHIPLGHVDERSGEWRARKASEIETSIYGRTLTADVDVDGTVIPEGHMLSLEDVKLITKNAKAVNEVYVRTPLNCKVKAGVCQKCYGYDLSQAKPVSMGEAVGVVAAESIGEPGTQLTMRTFHTGGVAGSGDITMGLPRVIELFEGRKPKSQAVVADRDGIIRIEEEDERYLIRIDADDEQYSSKTATKIGKALRMIVKDGDRVEAGQPITRGAINPHDLLMYKDTDAAQRYLVEEVQRVYRSQGVKVHDKHIEVIVRQMLRYVEIVDGGDTTLLEGQTVERWEVDLANAALAEDKVQSSWKPVLLGITKSSLTTKSWLSAASFQHTTHVLTEASMKGQVDELIGLKENVILGKLIPAGTGLDIVRNMQVADPRTLEKYGEDVEPVSSPRPESFNYPVQPGASD